From Streptomyces sp. CMB-StM0423, a single genomic window includes:
- a CDS encoding phosphoketolase family protein, which yields MVGAPPGRKTWPYRPTAPFVDGTTMKKQELADLDAHWRALNYLAAGQIYLTRNPLLTEPLTPADIKPRLLGHWGTCPGLNLVYTHLNRVIGARDLDAVCVWGPGHGGPAVYAGAWLDGSYGEVHPDVSRDAAGMARLFRQFSFPGGTPSHVAPVIPGSFHEGGELGYSLAHAYGAAFDNPGLVAACVIGDGEAETGPLAGSWHANKFLDPAYDGAVLPILHLNGYKIAGPTVLSRIPQRELDELLRGYGHEPLHVSSGSSPKDTARVHRDMADAMDTALDRIAEFQQAARARGGLRGRPRWPAIVLRTPKGWTGPEDVDGTPVEGTWRAHQVPLPEVRENPAHLAELERWLRSYEPEKLFGADGRPSPQVLACVPHGDRRLGANPHANGGRLLRALPLPGPETYAVAVDRPGGRMHEPTRVLGAMLRQVMADTAERRDFRVFGPDETASNRLQELFEVTDRAWQAETERTDEHHGPHGRVMEVLSEHLCQGWLEGYVLTGRHGLFSSYEAFAHIVASMAAQHIKWIQTAHEEPWRAPVAGLNYLLTSHVWRQDHNGFSHQDPGFVDHILNKSPGVVRVYLPPDANTLLCVADHVLRTRDVVNVVVAGKQPSFDWLTLEQARAHCLRGVGIWEWAGTERPGEAPDVVLACAGDVPTQEVLAAAALLREHLPEVVVRVVNVVDIARLMPHEDHPHGMTDREFDSVFTRDTPVIFAYHGYPWLIHRLAYRHSGHDQLHVRGYKEMGTTTTPFDMVVRNDLDRYRLVMDVIDRVPSLAVRAAAVRQRMEDVRGRHHAWIREHGTDLPEVANWTWPG from the coding sequence GTGGTGGGCGCGCCCCCGGGCCGTAAGACTTGGCCGTACCGCCCTACCGCCCCCTTCGTCGATGGGACGACGATGAAGAAGCAGGAGCTGGCCGACCTCGACGCCCACTGGCGCGCCCTCAACTACCTGGCCGCGGGCCAGATCTACCTCACCCGCAACCCGCTGCTCACCGAGCCGCTGACGCCCGCCGACATCAAGCCGCGGCTGCTCGGCCACTGGGGCACCTGCCCGGGCCTCAACCTCGTCTACACCCACCTCAACCGCGTCATCGGCGCCCGCGACCTCGACGCCGTCTGCGTCTGGGGCCCGGGACACGGCGGCCCCGCCGTCTACGCCGGCGCGTGGCTCGACGGCTCGTACGGGGAGGTGCACCCAGACGTCTCGCGCGACGCCGCCGGGATGGCGCGGCTGTTCCGGCAGTTCTCCTTCCCGGGCGGGACGCCGAGCCACGTCGCGCCCGTGATCCCCGGTTCCTTCCACGAGGGCGGCGAGCTGGGCTACTCGCTCGCGCACGCCTACGGCGCCGCCTTCGACAACCCCGGGCTCGTCGCGGCCTGCGTCATCGGCGACGGCGAGGCGGAGACCGGGCCGCTCGCCGGGTCGTGGCACGCGAACAAGTTCCTCGACCCCGCGTACGACGGCGCCGTGCTGCCCATCCTGCACCTCAACGGCTACAAGATCGCCGGCCCCACCGTGCTCTCCCGCATCCCCCAGCGTGAGCTGGACGAGCTGCTGCGCGGCTACGGCCACGAGCCGCTGCACGTCAGCAGCGGCTCCTCCCCCAAGGACACAGCACGCGTCCACCGCGACATGGCCGACGCGATGGACACGGCCCTCGACCGGATCGCCGAGTTCCAGCAGGCCGCCCGCGCCCGCGGCGGCCTGCGCGGGCGCCCCCGCTGGCCGGCGATCGTGCTGCGCACCCCCAAGGGCTGGACCGGGCCCGAGGACGTCGACGGCACCCCGGTCGAGGGCACCTGGCGCGCCCATCAGGTGCCGCTGCCCGAGGTGCGCGAGAACCCCGCGCACCTGGCGGAGCTGGAGCGGTGGCTGCGCAGTTACGAACCGGAGAAGCTCTTCGGCGCCGACGGCAGGCCGAGCCCGCAGGTGCTCGCCTGCGTACCGCACGGCGACCGCCGCCTCGGCGCCAACCCGCACGCCAACGGCGGCCGGCTGCTGCGCGCGCTGCCGCTACCCGGGCCCGAGACGTACGCCGTCGCCGTCGACCGGCCCGGCGGCCGGATGCACGAGCCGACCCGGGTGCTCGGCGCCATGCTGCGGCAGGTGATGGCCGACACCGCGGAGCGCCGCGACTTCCGCGTCTTCGGCCCGGACGAGACCGCGTCCAACCGGCTCCAGGAGCTGTTCGAGGTCACCGACCGGGCGTGGCAGGCCGAGACGGAGCGGACCGACGAGCACCACGGGCCGCACGGCCGGGTCATGGAGGTGCTCTCCGAGCACCTGTGCCAGGGGTGGCTGGAGGGGTACGTCCTCACCGGCAGGCACGGGCTGTTCTCGTCGTACGAGGCGTTCGCGCACATCGTGGCGAGCATGGCCGCGCAGCACATCAAGTGGATCCAGACCGCGCACGAGGAGCCCTGGCGGGCGCCGGTCGCCGGGCTCAACTACCTGCTCACCTCGCACGTCTGGCGGCAGGACCACAACGGCTTCAGCCACCAGGACCCCGGCTTCGTCGACCACATCCTCAACAAGAGCCCCGGCGTCGTACGGGTCTACCTGCCGCCGGACGCCAACACCCTGCTGTGCGTGGCCGACCACGTGCTGCGTACCCGCGACGTCGTCAACGTCGTCGTCGCCGGCAAGCAGCCGTCGTTCGACTGGCTGACGCTGGAGCAGGCCCGCGCGCACTGCCTGCGCGGCGTCGGCATCTGGGAGTGGGCCGGCACCGAACGCCCCGGCGAGGCGCCGGACGTGGTGCTGGCGTGCGCCGGGGACGTGCCGACGCAGGAGGTGCTGGCCGCGGCGGCGCTCCTGCGCGAGCATCTGCCGGAGGTGGTGGTACGGGTCGTCAACGTCGTCGACATCGCCCGGCTGATGCCGCACGAGGACCATCCGCACGGGATGACGGACCGGGAGTTCGACTCGGTGTTCACCCGCGACACCCCGGTCATCTTCGCCTACCACGGCTATCCGTGGCTGATCCACCGGCTCGCCTACCGGCACTCGGGACACGACCAGTTGCACGTCCGCGGCTACAAGGAGATGGGCACCACGACCACCCCCTTCGACATGGTCGTGCGCAACGACCTCGACCGCTACCGGCTGGTGATGGACGTCATCGACCGCGTGCCGAGCCTGGCGGTGCGGGCGGCGGCGGTGCGGCAGCGGATGGAGGACGTACGCGGCAGGCACCACGCCTGGATCCGCGAGCACGGCACGGACCTGCCGGAGGTGGCGAACTGGACCTGGCCGGGCTGA
- a CDS encoding ATP-binding protein, giving the protein MGTEAAAVLAPLWRGLPPLDSGSVDGAASCAISGSHESVSGARAFTHTTLRHWELTDLSDDVALVVSELVTNALRHALTGCNGQDPAVRLHLMRWASRLVCAVRDPSTASPVAGVADVGAESGRGLYLVDSFSDSWGWHPLDGSLRGKVVWAVFHLPSPAAD; this is encoded by the coding sequence ATGGGGACCGAAGCAGCAGCCGTGCTCGCGCCCTTATGGCGAGGGCTGCCCCCGCTGGACTCCGGCTCCGTCGACGGTGCCGCGTCCTGTGCGATATCCGGCAGCCACGAGTCAGTGAGCGGCGCGCGCGCCTTTACGCACACCACGTTGCGGCACTGGGAACTGACCGACCTCAGCGACGACGTCGCACTGGTCGTCTCGGAGCTGGTCACCAATGCGCTCCGGCACGCCCTGACCGGCTGTAACGGGCAGGACCCGGCGGTGCGGCTGCACCTGATGCGCTGGGCGTCCCGGCTGGTGTGCGCCGTACGTGACCCGAGCACCGCGAGTCCGGTGGCCGGGGTGGCCGACGTGGGCGCCGAGTCGGGGCGCGGGCTCTACCTGGTCGACTCCTTCAGCGACAGTTGGGGCTGGCACCCGCTGGACGGCTCGCTGCGCGGCAAGGTGGTGTGGGCCGTGTTCCACCTGCCGTCGCCTGCGGCGGACTGA
- a CDS encoding sensor histidine kinase, with the protein MNDILLMAAFAFLGAAVAGLLGAVALRLLRNRSLVVSVSVVAATAVTAMLLGTLAVAREMFLSGHDLTVVSIVCLMAAVVALATAVLLGRWVVARSNALAAATRSFGHAFDAGGSFAPPAGGATAELAALSRELAATAERLAQSRQRERALDASRRELVAWISHDLRTPLAGLRAMAEALEDGMAADPGRYHRQIRAETERLDAMVGDLFELSRIHAGALALAPTRMSVHDLVGDALAGADPLARERGVRLVGEPPEPAAAVPVEVDGKEMTRVLGNLLVNAIRRTPADGTVAVTVAVREREGAAVVVSVTDQCGGIPEEDLARVFDTGWRGNHARTPVPPAGAGLGLAIVRGIVEAHRGRAEVRNVPGGCRFEVTLPAATG; encoded by the coding sequence GTGAACGACATCCTCCTCATGGCCGCCTTCGCCTTCCTCGGCGCCGCCGTCGCCGGCCTCCTCGGCGCCGTCGCCCTGCGCCTGCTGCGCAACCGCTCCCTCGTCGTCTCCGTCTCCGTCGTCGCCGCGACCGCCGTCACCGCCATGCTGCTGGGCACCCTCGCCGTCGCCCGCGAGATGTTCCTCTCCGGACACGACCTCACCGTCGTCAGCATCGTCTGCCTCATGGCCGCCGTCGTCGCCCTCGCCACCGCCGTGCTGCTCGGCCGCTGGGTCGTCGCCCGCAGCAACGCCCTGGCCGCCGCGACCCGCTCGTTCGGCCATGCCTTCGACGCGGGCGGCTCCTTCGCGCCCCCCGCGGGCGGCGCGACCGCCGAACTGGCCGCGCTGAGCCGGGAGCTGGCGGCCACCGCCGAGCGGCTGGCGCAGTCGCGGCAGCGGGAGCGGGCGCTCGACGCCTCGCGGCGCGAGCTGGTCGCGTGGATCTCGCACGACCTGCGTACGCCCCTGGCCGGGCTGCGCGCCATGGCGGAGGCGCTGGAGGACGGCATGGCCGCCGACCCCGGGCGCTACCACCGGCAGATCCGCGCGGAGACCGAGCGCCTCGACGCCATGGTCGGCGACCTCTTCGAACTCTCCCGCATCCACGCGGGCGCCCTCGCGCTCGCGCCCACCCGGATGTCGGTCCACGACCTCGTCGGCGACGCGCTCGCGGGCGCGGATCCGCTGGCGCGCGAGCGCGGCGTACGGCTCGTCGGCGAGCCGCCGGAGCCGGCGGCGGCGGTGCCGGTGGAGGTCGACGGCAAGGAGATGACCCGGGTGCTGGGCAACCTCCTCGTCAACGCCATCCGCCGCACCCCCGCGGACGGCACGGTCGCGGTCACCGTCGCGGTCCGGGAGCGGGAGGGCGCGGCGGTCGTCGTCTCCGTCACCGACCAGTGCGGCGGGATCCCGGAGGAGGACCTGGCGCGGGTCTTCGACACGGGGTGGCGCGGCAACCACGCCCGTACGCCGGTGCCGCCCGCGGGAGCCGGGCTGGGGCTCGCGATCGTGCGGGGGATCGTGGAGGCGCACCGCGGGCGCGCCGAGGTACGCAACGTGCCGGGCGGCTGCCGCTTCGAGGTCACCCTGCCGGCGGCCACCGGCTGA
- a CDS encoding DUF397 domain-containing protein encodes MAHAYNGIAARDLHGAAWQKSRHSNSQGSCVEFARLPGGEIAVRNSRFPEGPALVYTRAEVEAMLLGVKDGEFDHLIVD; translated from the coding sequence GTGGCCCACGCATACAACGGCATTGCGGCCAGAGATCTTCACGGCGCCGCCTGGCAGAAGAGCCGGCACAGCAACTCGCAGGGTTCCTGTGTGGAGTTCGCCAGGCTTCCCGGCGGCGAGATAGCCGTTCGCAATTCCCGATTTCCCGAAGGACCCGCCCTCGTCTACACCCGTGCCGAGGTAGAGGCGATGCTGCTGGGCGTCAAGGACGGAGAGTTCGACCATCTCATAGTTGACTGA
- a CDS encoding CBS domain-containing protein — protein MTAPTTARTARDLMHDGAECIDSTESVATAAAKMRSMDVGCLPVCGQDGKLAGMITDRDIVVECVARGRDLTTCMTGELAEGRPVYVDAGAPVDEVLRTMEQHQVRRLPVIENHRLVGMISEADLSRALSDEQMAAFCRSVYAGGHH, from the coding sequence ATGACCGCTCCCACCACCGCACGGACCGCCCGCGATCTCATGCACGACGGCGCCGAGTGCATCGACTCGACCGAGTCCGTCGCCACCGCCGCCGCGAAGATGCGCTCCATGGACGTCGGCTGCCTGCCGGTGTGCGGCCAGGACGGCAAGCTCGCCGGCATGATCACCGACCGCGACATCGTCGTGGAGTGCGTCGCCAGAGGGCGCGACCTGACCACCTGTATGACCGGCGAACTGGCGGAGGGCCGCCCGGTGTACGTCGACGCCGGCGCCCCGGTCGACGAGGTGCTGCGCACGATGGAGCAGCACCAGGTGCGCCGCCTCCCGGTCATCGAGAACCACCGCCTCGTCGGCATGATCAGCGAGGCGGACCTGAGCAGGGCCCTGTCGGACGAGCAGATGGCCGCCTTCTGCCGCAGCGTGTACGCGGGCGGGCACCACTGA
- a CDS encoding PadR family transcriptional regulator, translated as MSATRLLVLGAVRRHGRAHGYQVRADLEYWGAHEWSNVKPGSIYHALKQMAKQGLLIAHEVAPSTAGGPPRIEYEMTAEGDAEYFRLLREALRHHDEKIDFLTAGVGFLVDLPRAEAIALLKERVAAMEEWRGTVLQHYSPQGGEDYGHIGEIMRLWLHTAEAGAEWTRALIARLEGGAYVMAGEGDPWAGMATSPEGPGAPEAH; from the coding sequence TTGTCCGCAACTCGCCTCCTGGTCCTGGGCGCCGTCCGCCGGCACGGCCGGGCGCACGGCTACCAGGTCCGGGCCGACCTGGAGTACTGGGGTGCCCATGAGTGGTCCAATGTCAAGCCGGGCTCGATCTACCACGCGCTCAAGCAGATGGCCAAGCAGGGCCTGCTGATCGCCCACGAAGTGGCGCCCAGCACGGCCGGCGGCCCGCCGCGCATCGAGTACGAGATGACGGCCGAGGGCGACGCCGAGTACTTCCGGCTGCTGCGCGAGGCGCTGCGCCACCACGACGAGAAGATCGACTTCCTCACGGCGGGCGTCGGCTTCCTCGTCGACCTGCCGCGCGCCGAGGCCATCGCGCTGCTCAAGGAGCGGGTCGCGGCGATGGAGGAGTGGCGTGGCACGGTTCTCCAGCACTACTCGCCCCAGGGCGGCGAGGACTACGGCCACATCGGCGAGATCATGCGGCTCTGGCTGCACACCGCCGAGGCGGGCGCGGAGTGGACCCGCGCCCTGATCGCGCGGCTGGAGGGCGGCGCGTACGTGATGGCGGGCGAGGGCGATCCGTGGGCCGGGATGGCCACGAGCCCGGAGGGGCCCGGCGCTCCGGAGGCCCATTAA
- a CDS encoding family 2B encapsulin nanocompartment shell protein, producing MTTSPEETSASVELPARLSLDTAAARNLTTTTKTPPQMQGISSRWLLKALPWTEVKGGAYRVNRRLTHTLGDGQVEFTSVGGEVRVIPQELRELPQLRAFDDEEVLSALADRFEQREVAPGDAVVSAGAAADQVVLVAHGRLERVGAGKYGDETVLGLLADGDYVGGEVLLEADGTWPFTVRAQTRGTVLVLARSALDELLAQAAGLREHLEAFGSIPQQRQNSKGEAEIELASGHHGEADLPGTFVDYELTPREYELEVAQTVLRVHSRVADLYNDPMNQVEQQLRLTVEALRERQEHELINNRSFGLLHNADLKQRIHTRSGPPTPDDLDELISRRRQTHVLLAHPKAIAAIGREWNKRGIYPPRTEYLGSEVNNWRGIPLLPCNKIPVTREGTSSVIAMRLGEADQGVVGLHQTGLPDEIRPGMNVRFMGISDKAIISYLVSVYFSAAVLVPDALGILEDVQIGAN from the coding sequence ATGACGACCTCGCCAGAAGAAACGTCCGCGTCCGTCGAACTCCCCGCCCGGCTCAGCCTCGACACCGCCGCCGCGCGGAACCTCACGACCACCACCAAGACGCCCCCGCAGATGCAGGGGATCTCCTCCCGCTGGCTGCTCAAGGCGCTGCCGTGGACGGAGGTCAAGGGCGGTGCGTACCGGGTGAACCGGCGCCTCACCCACACGCTCGGCGACGGACAGGTCGAGTTCACCTCGGTCGGCGGCGAGGTGCGCGTCATCCCGCAGGAGCTGCGCGAGCTGCCGCAGTTGCGCGCGTTCGACGACGAGGAGGTGCTGTCGGCGCTGGCCGACCGGTTCGAGCAGCGGGAGGTCGCGCCGGGGGACGCGGTCGTGTCCGCGGGCGCGGCGGCGGACCAGGTGGTGCTGGTCGCGCACGGGCGGCTGGAGCGGGTCGGCGCCGGGAAGTACGGGGACGAGACCGTCCTCGGCCTCCTCGCCGACGGCGACTACGTCGGCGGGGAGGTGCTCCTGGAGGCCGACGGCACCTGGCCGTTCACGGTGCGGGCCCAGACCCGCGGCACGGTGCTGGTCCTCGCCCGCTCCGCGCTCGACGAGCTGCTGGCGCAGGCGGCGGGGCTGCGCGAGCACCTGGAGGCGTTCGGCTCCATCCCGCAGCAGCGGCAGAACAGCAAGGGCGAGGCCGAGATCGAGCTGGCCTCGGGCCACCACGGCGAGGCGGACCTGCCGGGCACGTTCGTGGACTACGAGCTGACGCCCAGGGAGTACGAGCTGGAGGTCGCGCAGACGGTGCTGCGCGTCCACAGCCGGGTCGCCGATCTGTACAACGACCCGATGAACCAGGTCGAGCAGCAACTGAGGCTGACCGTCGAGGCGCTGCGCGAGCGCCAGGAGCACGAGCTGATCAACAACCGCTCGTTCGGCCTGCTGCACAACGCCGACCTCAAGCAGCGCATCCACACCCGCTCGGGCCCGCCCACGCCCGACGACCTGGACGAGCTGATCTCCCGCCGCCGGCAGACGCACGTGCTGCTGGCGCACCCGAAGGCGATCGCTGCCATCGGCCGGGAGTGGAACAAGCGCGGCATCTACCCGCCGCGTACGGAGTACCTGGGCAGCGAGGTCAACAACTGGCGCGGCATCCCGCTGCTGCCCTGCAACAAGATCCCGGTCACCCGGGAGGGGACCAGCTCGGTGATCGCGATGCGGCTCGGCGAGGCGGACCAGGGCGTGGTGGGGCTGCACCAGACGGGGCTGCCGGACGAGATCCGGCCGGGGATGAACGTCCGCTTCATGGGGATCAGCGACAAGGCGATCATCTCGTACCTGGTGAGCGTCTACTTCTCCGCGGCGGTGCTCGTCCCCGACGCGCTCGGCATCCTGGAGGACGTGCAGATCGGCGCCAACTGA
- a CDS encoding aldehyde dehydrogenase family protein: MSLFSDLALQYIDGKWSPGAGSWDVIDLDPYTGEQLAAVTVATAAEVDAAYRAAERAQRLWAERSPYERRLVFERALRLVEEREEEITRAIVAELGGTRLKAAFEIALTKDVLRESVSYALRAEGRVLPSPTHGKENRVYRLPVGVVGVISSYSFPLFLAAKSVAPALALGNAVVLKPHDYSPVVGGTLLAWLLQDAGLPPGLLNVVITDTSEIGDAFIEHPVPRVLSFTGSTESGRHVAGVAARHFKRTVLEMSGNSAIVVLADADVDYAVDAAVFSRFAHQGQVCMAANRVLVDRAVLPEFAEKFVAKAAALKAGDPSDPATQLGPLIGAREAADLAAQVDAALAAGATALLRGRTDGTLVEPTVLTGLPADSELLRREFYGPVAFLLPFTGEDEAVRIVNDTPFGLSGAVHTGDLERGVRLAARIDSGMVHVNDGTIHDEPLVPFGGEKCSGLGRLNGEATVDAFTTLKWISVQHGRTHFPF; this comes from the coding sequence ATGTCTCTCTTCTCCGACCTGGCCCTGCAGTACATCGACGGCAAGTGGTCTCCCGGCGCGGGCTCGTGGGACGTCATCGACCTCGACCCGTACACCGGCGAGCAGCTCGCGGCCGTCACCGTCGCGACCGCCGCCGAGGTGGACGCCGCGTACCGCGCGGCGGAGCGGGCGCAGCGGCTCTGGGCGGAGCGCTCGCCGTACGAGCGGCGGTTGGTCTTCGAGCGCGCGCTGCGGCTCGTGGAGGAGCGCGAGGAGGAGATCACCCGCGCGATCGTGGCCGAGCTGGGCGGCACCCGGCTGAAGGCCGCGTTCGAGATCGCCCTCACCAAGGACGTGCTGCGCGAGTCCGTGTCGTACGCGCTGCGTGCCGAGGGCCGGGTGCTGCCGTCGCCGACGCACGGCAAGGAGAACCGCGTCTACCGGCTGCCCGTGGGCGTCGTCGGCGTCATCAGCTCGTACAGCTTCCCGCTCTTCCTGGCCGCGAAGTCCGTCGCGCCCGCGCTCGCGCTCGGCAACGCCGTCGTGCTCAAGCCGCACGACTACTCGCCCGTCGTCGGCGGCACGCTGCTCGCGTGGCTGCTCCAGGACGCCGGGCTGCCGCCCGGCCTGCTGAACGTCGTCATCACCGACACCTCCGAGATCGGCGACGCCTTCATCGAGCACCCGGTGCCGCGCGTGCTGTCCTTCACCGGCTCCACCGAGTCCGGCCGGCACGTCGCGGGCGTCGCCGCCCGGCACTTCAAGCGCACGGTGCTGGAGATGAGCGGCAACTCGGCCATCGTCGTGCTCGCCGACGCCGACGTCGACTACGCCGTGGACGCCGCCGTCTTCAGCCGCTTCGCCCACCAGGGGCAGGTCTGCATGGCCGCCAACCGGGTGCTCGTGGACCGGGCGGTGCTGCCGGAGTTCGCGGAGAAGTTCGTCGCCAAGGCCGCCGCGCTGAAGGCCGGCGACCCGTCGGATCCCGCGACCCAGCTCGGCCCGCTCATCGGCGCCCGCGAGGCCGCCGACCTCGCCGCCCAGGTCGACGCGGCGCTCGCCGCCGGCGCCACCGCGCTGCTGCGCGGGCGCACGGACGGCACGCTGGTGGAGCCCACGGTGCTCACCGGGCTGCCGGCGGACAGCGAGCTGCTGCGGCGGGAGTTCTACGGCCCCGTCGCGTTCCTGCTGCCGTTCACGGGCGAGGACGAGGCGGTACGGATCGTCAACGACACCCCGTTCGGGCTGAGCGGCGCGGTGCACACCGGGGACCTGGAGCGGGGCGTACGGCTGGCGGCGCGGATCGACTCGGGGATGGTGCACGTCAACGACGGCACGATCCACGACGAGCCGCTGGTGCCGTTCGGCGGCGAGAAGTGCTCGGGGCTGGGGCGGCTGAACGGCGAGGCGACGGTCGACGCCTTCACCACGCTGAAGTGGATCTCCGTCCAGCACGGCCGGACGCACTTCCCCTTCTGA
- a CDS encoding helix-turn-helix domain-containing protein: MAVDGSSGSVVRRILLGSQLRRLREEQGISRDAAGYAIRASESKISRMELGRVSFKSRDVEDLLTLYGVTDQTERDALVGLVSEANTAGWWHSYSDVLPGWFPTYVGLESAAAGIDVYEVQFVHGLLQTEDYAHAVVTAGLPISPAEADKRVGARLERQKRLYAEHPAQLRAVLDEAALSRPYGGRQVMRKQLQHLLDASEMPNVSLRIIPLAQHGHTPDSGAFTILNFPEEDLSDVVYVEHLTSALYLDKPEDVATYTKAMDLLRVAAQDESESRELLHRLIREV; the protein is encoded by the coding sequence ATGGCCGTGGACGGATCAAGCGGATCGGTCGTGCGCCGTATCCTGCTGGGCTCCCAGCTCAGACGGTTGCGGGAAGAACAGGGGATCTCGCGCGACGCCGCCGGATACGCGATCAGGGCCTCGGAATCCAAGATCAGCCGGATGGAGCTGGGCCGGGTGAGTTTCAAGAGCCGAGACGTGGAGGACCTGCTCACGCTGTACGGCGTGACCGATCAGACCGAGCGCGACGCCCTCGTCGGCCTCGTCAGCGAGGCGAACACCGCCGGGTGGTGGCACAGCTACAGCGACGTGCTGCCGGGCTGGTTCCCCACCTACGTGGGGCTGGAGTCGGCCGCCGCCGGTATCGACGTGTACGAGGTCCAGTTCGTACACGGCCTGCTGCAGACCGAGGACTACGCGCACGCCGTCGTCACCGCCGGGCTGCCCATCTCGCCCGCCGAGGCGGACAAGCGCGTGGGCGCCCGGCTGGAGCGGCAGAAGCGGCTGTACGCCGAGCACCCCGCCCAGCTCAGGGCGGTGCTCGACGAGGCCGCGCTCAGCCGCCCGTACGGCGGCCGGCAGGTGATGCGCAAGCAGTTGCAGCATCTGCTCGACGCCTCCGAGATGCCGAACGTGTCGCTGCGGATCATCCCGCTGGCGCAGCACGGCCACACCCCCGACTCCGGCGCCTTCACGATCCTGAACTTCCCGGAGGAGGACCTCTCCGACGTCGTGTACGTGGAGCATCTGACGAGCGCCCTCTACCTGGACAAGCCGGAGGACGTCGCGACGTACACGAAGGCCATGGACCTGCTGCGCGTCGCCGCCCAAGACGAGTCGGAATCAAGGGAGTTGCTGCACAGGCTGATCCGGGAGGTGTAG
- a CDS encoding NAD-dependent epimerase/dehydratase family protein — MRVLVTGGAGFIGSHVVSALAERGHEAVVLDVRDGGPPGRTCDAYLQGDVRDRDAVAAALAGADAVCHQAAMVGLTEDFADAPAYVGVNDLGTAVLLAAMADAGVRRLVLAGSMVVYGEGRYDCAAHGAVRPQPRAAADLADGRFEPRCPCCGAELAPGLVAEDAPVDPRSVYAATKLAQEHVAGVWARVTGARAVSLRYHNVYGPGMPRDTPYAGVASFFRSALARGEAPRVYEDGAQRRDFVHVRDVAEANVRALEAVYGDEDGAAPAALTAYNAGSGDVHTVGELATALAAAYGGPAPRVTGEFRLGDVRHITADSARLRAELGWRPVVGFAEGVTEFAKSPLGAAP; from the coding sequence ATGCGCGTACTCGTCACCGGCGGCGCCGGGTTCATCGGATCGCACGTGGTCTCCGCCCTCGCCGAGCGGGGGCACGAGGCGGTGGTGCTGGACGTACGGGACGGGGGACCGCCCGGTCGTACGTGCGACGCGTACCTCCAAGGCGACGTGCGGGACCGCGACGCCGTCGCGGCGGCGCTCGCCGGCGCGGACGCCGTCTGCCACCAGGCGGCGATGGTCGGCCTCACCGAGGACTTCGCGGACGCGCCCGCGTACGTCGGCGTCAACGACCTCGGCACCGCCGTGCTCCTCGCCGCCATGGCCGACGCGGGGGTGCGGCGTCTCGTGCTGGCGGGGTCGATGGTCGTGTACGGGGAAGGGCGCTACGACTGCGCCGCGCACGGCGCCGTACGGCCGCAGCCGCGGGCGGCGGCGGACCTCGCGGACGGGCGCTTCGAGCCGCGGTGCCCGTGCTGCGGCGCGGAGTTGGCCCCGGGTCTGGTGGCCGAGGACGCGCCGGTGGACCCGCGGAGCGTGTACGCGGCGACGAAGCTGGCGCAGGAGCACGTCGCGGGCGTGTGGGCGCGCGTCACCGGCGCGCGTGCGGTGTCGCTGCGCTACCACAACGTCTACGGCCCGGGGATGCCCCGCGACACCCCGTACGCCGGCGTCGCCTCCTTCTTCCGCTCGGCGCTGGCGCGCGGCGAGGCGCCGCGGGTGTACGAGGACGGGGCGCAGCGGCGGGACTTCGTCCACGTACGGGACGTCGCGGAGGCCAACGTCCGGGCCCTGGAGGCGGTGTACGGGGACGAGGACGGCGCGGCGCCGGCGGCGCTCACGGCGTACAACGCGGGCAGCGGGGACGTGCACACCGTCGGCGAGCTGGCGACGGCGCTGGCCGCCGCGTACGGCGGGCCCGCGCCGCGGGTCACGGGCGAGTTCCGGCTCGGGGACGTACGGCACATCACGGCGGACTCGGCGCGGCTGCGGGCGGAGCTGGGGTGGCGGCCGGTGGTGGGGTTCGCGGAGGGCGTGACGGAGTTCGCGAAGTCGCCGCTGGGGGCGGCGCCCTGA